A single Acidaminococcus sp. DNA region contains:
- a CDS encoding MmgE/PrpD family protein, whose translation MSEISELTDFISSVNFNDVPEAVKRAAIARILDTLSVAIGASREKQIVQVTDMYLQKTTKNNVSVWGRDYKSDLSTAVFLNAMKAHTLEMDDVHTKSKTHIGTVVIPAAWGVAEYVGASGREFLEAVLSGYETMSRIGMGFGVSSHRNLGWHVTATAGTFGAAAVAGKLLKLNREQLISALGLAGSQSFGTWAFLGDGASSKVLNPARAAQSGMEAAFLAKAGMSGPEHILTAEDGGLFHCMTSSPEPDKVTAGLGNHWEITEVDTKPYPSCRSTHGSIDAASYICQHNKVNSDEIEHVDVGTYLVGYKQCGCAEGSLNPKTPVNAKFSIPYTVACAILRGRMTLEELTPSALRDPEIRNLVQKIKVHPADEFTQEYPNHWGCRVKITLKTGKTLEHVVKDASGSVANPMSSAQMKDKAKGALRNAGYEKSEELIEVLQHIDQMKHLPPL comes from the coding sequence GTGAGCGAGATATCAGAATTAACAGACTTCATCAGCTCTGTTAATTTTAACGACGTGCCGGAAGCGGTCAAACGAGCGGCTATCGCACGTATTTTGGATACGCTGAGCGTTGCCATCGGAGCGTCCCGCGAAAAGCAGATCGTTCAGGTCACTGATATGTATCTGCAGAAGACAACTAAAAACAATGTATCTGTCTGGGGCAGGGACTATAAAAGCGATTTGAGCACGGCTGTATTTTTAAATGCCATGAAAGCCCACACGCTTGAAATGGATGATGTTCATACGAAAAGCAAAACACATATTGGTACCGTTGTGATACCGGCGGCCTGGGGTGTCGCTGAATATGTGGGAGCTTCAGGGAGGGAATTTCTGGAAGCGGTACTTAGTGGTTACGAGACGATGAGCCGGATCGGTATGGGATTCGGTGTTTCCTCGCACCGTAACCTGGGGTGGCACGTGACAGCGACGGCTGGGACTTTTGGTGCGGCTGCGGTTGCCGGAAAGCTTCTGAAGTTAAATAGAGAACAATTGATATCAGCGCTTGGACTTGCTGGGAGTCAGTCATTTGGTACGTGGGCTTTTCTGGGTGACGGGGCGAGCAGCAAGGTACTGAATCCTGCCCGCGCCGCCCAGTCCGGTATGGAAGCCGCTTTCCTTGCCAAAGCGGGGATGAGCGGACCTGAACACATACTGACCGCAGAGGATGGCGGTTTGTTCCACTGCATGACTTCTTCTCCGGAGCCGGACAAAGTGACTGCCGGACTGGGAAATCATTGGGAAATCACCGAAGTGGATACGAAACCCTATCCTTCCTGCCGGAGTACGCATGGTTCCATAGATGCGGCCAGCTACATTTGTCAGCACAACAAGGTCAATTCGGATGAAATTGAGCACGTTGATGTAGGCACCTACCTGGTGGGCTACAAGCAATGTGGATGTGCAGAAGGGAGTTTGAATCCAAAGACGCCTGTGAATGCAAAATTTTCCATTCCCTATACCGTGGCCTGCGCTATTTTGCGCGGCAGGATGACGCTGGAAGAGCTGACGCCTTCTGCGCTGCGTGATCCTGAAATCAGGAATCTGGTTCAGAAAATAAAAGTCCACCCTGCCGATGAGTTTACGCAGGAATATCCGAACCACTGGGGCTGCCGGGTCAAAATTACATTAAAAACGGGCAAAACGCTGGAGCATGTCGTGAAGGATGCTTCCGGGAGCGTAGCTAATCCGATGTCGTCTGCACAGATGAAAGATAAAGCAAAAGGTGCATTAAGAAATGCAGGGTATGAAAAGAGTGAAGAACTTATTGAAGTTCTTCAGCATATTGACCAGATGAAGCATCTGCCCCCGTTATAA